The DNA window ATTGACGACTACCTACAGCAAGAAAACATCAACGAAGAATTCGCCTGCTTCGTACGACGTGAGGCTCTTAGTGAAATACTTATCGAACAATCCAACGACAGACCTGCTTATTTGCAATACGCTAATAAGCTTGGTTTCCGATGGGAGCCAAACGCAGATATTGGCCATGTCCAGTATAACTATAGAGCCAACCTTATGCGTAGACTCGTACAGGATTATGCCCGCGAGCTTGTTCACGATCTAGGCTTACCGATTTACGAGGTAAACGGCGCAAACATGTTTAGCCTCAACCATCCTGTAGTTGATGCGTACGCTTCGCTCTACGGTGATCGACTTTACCAGTTCAAGTCTGGCGACCACGATGTGGTGATGAGCTATGACGCCAGCTATCCACAATTTAACCTAGCTGCCAAAAAACCGCTGAGTTACAAACAGCTACCATTTGCACACTTCTCAATATCCGACTGCTATCGCCACGAACAGAGTGGCGAAATGATGCTTCTTCTTAGACAACGTCGCTTCTTCATGCCCGATATTCATCCCTACTTTAAAGACGTAGCCGAAGCCTTTGCGTGGTTCCCTAAACTTCAGGCAAAAATCGTCGAAGCAGCCAACGATGCTGAGCGTAAGTACCACGTAGTAATTGAGATACCATCTGAAGAAATTTGGCTGGAATACAGAGAATATATCGAGCAAATATCCGACCAGCTTGGCGCTGACGTACTTGTAAACATCTTAGAGGATGGCAACGATCGTTACTGGGTTGTGAACGTAGACTATAAGATAGTTGACCAGCTCGGGCAGGCACGTGAGATCGGCTGTATCCAAGTGGATATTGGCAACGCGCCACGCCTTAATATCCACTACATCGACAAAGCCGGAAAGCGGAAACATCCGGTGATTATTCACTCTGCTATCCCTGGTGGCATCGAACGATACCTATATCTCCTGTTTGATCAGTATGAGCAGAAAGGATTGCCACTTTGGTTGCAACCAGCACAGATTCGGCTCCTACCTGTCGGTGAAGTATTTGTTGATGTGTGTAAAGAACTGGCGAAGAAGTATGAGAAGTTGCCACTCCGAATTGAGGTTGATGACAGGAATATTAACCTATCAGCCAAACTCAAGGCAGCACATGAAGACTTGGTCCCTCATAAGATTGCCATCGGGCAAAGAGAGATCGATAATGGTTGCATCGAACTCGATAAGCTCATCAAAGAACTCGTTAAACAGGTAGAGGGAAAGCCGTTCATACTGAGAGAGTGGCCGATGGAAGTAAGCCGACAACTTGGTTAAGCTGCTGTTCTTTTAGACTCGAACTGTAATAGCTGAGCCCTACTCTCTATTTCATTCACTACGTCATCTAAGGGTTTAGATGCATCGATAATGACCGCTCCGAGCTTCCTGTAATCTTCTACCGCAGCCAGTTGCCATTCTAATAACGCTGCGAGTTCATGTGGGTTTTTGCCATACCCGTCTTCGTCACGCTCCAGGATACGTTCTTGCAATACTTGTCTATCAGTAATTACCAAAGCAAACACAGTAGTAAATAAATCCCAGAGCTCGTCAGCGTCATTTGCCGTCACACCGCATAAAAATGCCAGCCCGCCTTTAGCCTGCTCTCGTAATTTCTCGATAGCCTCACGTTTGGCCTTCCAGGTATGTCTGGATCGCCATTCTGGTGTACGCTCTTGAGCTGACACGTGACCCTTAATCGGTTCGCCAGTTTCGTTGTTATAAAAGAAGG is part of the Candidatus Chromulinivoraceae bacterium genome and encodes:
- a CDS encoding AAA family ATPase; the protein is MPLIYITGTPGSGKSAVCAELKRRGYTAFDTDKDAIAFFYNNETGEPIKGHVSAQERTPEWRSRHTWKAKREAIEKLREQAKGGLAFLCGVTANDADELWDLFTTVFALVITDRQVLQERILERDEDGYGKNPHELAALLEWQLAAVEDYRKLGAVIIDASKPLDDVVNEIESRAQLLQFESKRTAA
- a CDS encoding aminoacyl--tRNA ligase-related protein, whose amino-acid sequence is MKYFILKQDKKVVEIDDYLQQENINEEFACFVRREALSEILIEQSNDRPAYLQYANKLGFRWEPNADIGHVQYNYRANLMRRLVQDYARELVHDLGLPIYEVNGANMFSLNHPVVDAYASLYGDRLYQFKSGDHDVVMSYDASYPQFNLAAKKPLSYKQLPFAHFSISDCYRHEQSGEMMLLLRQRRFFMPDIHPYFKDVAEAFAWFPKLQAKIVEAANDAERKYHVVIEIPSEEIWLEYREYIEQISDQLGADVLVNILEDGNDRYWVVNVDYKIVDQLGQAREIGCIQVDIGNAPRLNIHYIDKAGKRKHPVIIHSAIPGGIERYLYLLFDQYEQKGLPLWLQPAQIRLLPVGEVFVDVCKELAKKYEKLPLRIEVDDRNINLSAKLKAAHEDLVPHKIAIGQREIDNGCIELDKLIKELVKQVEGKPFILREWPMEVSRQLG